The following are from one region of the Candidatus Paceibacter sp. genome:
- a CDS encoding SET domain-containing protein, with protein sequence MLTVKASAKPSKIEGIGLFADEKIPKGTVTWRFNPRFDILFDPEEVKQMPLEHRELIDRYAYLSTTTGKYVYSIDDSRFTNHSSVKNNIDVVPTPGEPETLGVANRDIEKGEEMLVNYRAFDAHDENSKEEYLNN encoded by the coding sequence AAGCGCAAAGCCAAGTAAAATTGAAGGAATAGGATTATTTGCGGATGAGAAAATTCCAAAAGGAACTGTGACATGGAGATTCAACCCGCGCTTTGATATTCTTTTTGACCCAGAAGAAGTTAAACAAATGCCACTGGAACACCGTGAACTTATTGACCGATATGCCTACTTATCTACAACAACAGGAAAATATGTTTACTCTATTGACGATAGCAGATTCACAAATCACTCGTCGGTAAAAAATAATATTGATGTTGTTCCAACCCCTGGCGAGCCCGAAACATTAGGCGTTGCAAATCGTGACATAGAAAAAGGAGAAGAGATGTTAGTAAATTATCGTGCGTTTGATGCGCACGATGAAAATAGCAAAGAGGAATATCTTAATAATTAG